A genomic window from Euleptes europaea isolate rEulEur1 chromosome 9, rEulEur1.hap1, whole genome shotgun sequence includes:
- the KLB gene encoding beta-klotho yields the protein MFIRHWEGTAALWTLVFVPIIIGIDTDGRSVWKKDPNLSPVNETQMFLYDTFPPKFLWGVGTGAFQVEGSQQKDGKGPSIWEHFIQSPFRAGFRTDDSSDSYTLLEKDLSALDLLGVSFYHFSISWPRLFPTGIVTAVNEKGLHYYNRLLNALVHRRIEPVVTLYHWDLPLRLQEEYGGWKNESLIDIFNDFAMFCFQAFGDRVKYWITIHNPFLVAWHGYGTGIHAPGERQERAAVYTVGHNLIKAHARIWHHYNKHFRPHQKGFLSITLGSHWIEPNRSKDASDITKCQQSMQTVLGWFANPIHGDGDYPEELRSELASILPNFTKAEKNHIKGTADFFAFSFGPNNFIPRNMLPKMGQNFSLDLREVLNWIKLEYHNPRIFIAENGWFTKSDVKTEDTTVIYIMKGFINKVLQAIKYDKIDVFGYTAWSLLDGFEWQHVYSTRRGLFYIDFKSKEKERIPKSSALYYKQIIQENGFPMKESTPALHSQFPCGFFWGMTESVIKAETVASSPQFRDPNLYLWNITGDGLFHQVKGVQLKTRPAQCTDFVSIKKQLALLSKTKITHYRFALNWSLLLPSGELSSINRQVLRYYRCVVSEMIKVQISPVVTLYYPTHRSLGLPGPLLQNGGWLNQSTVQAFRNYAEVCFQKLGDLVKFWITINEPNRLSDIYNNSSNDTYQAAHNLLIAHALAWHVYDKEYRSFQRGQVSLSLHSDWAEPANPFVDTHQKAAERFLQFEVAWFSDPIFKAGDYPAAMREYLAYKNSKGLSRSALPHFTREEKKLVKGAADFYALNHFTTRFVIHEAKNGSRYEFDRDVAFLQDLTYLNSPSRSAVVPEGLRKILNWIRKHYGNIDIYVTASGIDDHSLNNDELRKYYIEKYIQEAFKAHHIDKVKIRGYFAFKLTDEKAKPRFGFFTSDSKAKHAVQLYNQVISNRGFPLQSSENTCDPPMEKASCTLCPFLTLKKPIIFLGCCLFSSFVLLTSIILLHKRKRRKWCWSKNFQVICIPVKTRHKNILSQI from the exons ATGTTCATACGACACTGGGAAGGAACTGCGGCTTTATGGACATTGGTTTTTGTGCCGATCATTATTGGGATTGACACAGATGGAAGATCCGTGTGGAAAAAAGACCCCAATTTAAGTCCTGTGAATGAAACTCAGATGTTCCTATATGACACATTCCCTCCAAAGTTCCTCTGGGGTGTAGGAACTGGAGCGTTTCAggtggagggcagccagcagaagGATGGAAAAGGACCTTCAATATGGGAACACTTCATCCAGTCACCTTTCCGAGCTGGTTTCAGGACAGATGACTCCAGTGACAGCTACACTCTCCTGGAAAAAGATTTGTCAGCTCTGGATCTCTTGGGCGTTTCTTTTTACCACTTCTCAATTTCATGGCCAAGGCTCTTTCCCACTGGGATAGTAACAGCTGTCAATGAAAAGGGGCTCCATTACTACAACAGGCTTCTTAATGCTCTTGTTCACAGACGAATTGAGCCGGTGGTCACTCTTTACCACTGGGATTTACCTTTGAGGCTGCAAGAGGAATATGGAGGCTGGAAAAACGAATCCCTCATTGATATTTTCAATGACTTCGCCATGTTTTGCTTCCAAGCCTTTGGGGATCGAGTTAAATACTGGATTACAATCCACAATCCTTTCCTAGTAGCTTGGCATGGGTATGGCACGGGTATCCATGCGCCAGGAGAGAGGCAGGAACGAGCAGCTGTCTACACCGTAGGACATAATCTTATCAAG GCTCATGCAAGGATCTGGCATCACTACAACAAGCATTTCCGGCCGCACCAGAAAGGATTTTTGTCAATAACACTGGGATCTCACTGGATTGAACCTAACCGCTCCAAGGATGCTTCAGACATTACCAAGTGTCAGCAGTCCATGCAGACAGTtttagggtggtttgccaatccAATCCATGGGGACGGAGATTACCCCGAAGAACTGAGAAGTGAACTCGCTTCTATCTTGCCCAATTTTACCAAGGCAGAGAAAAATCATATAAAAGGAACTGCTGATTTCTTTGCTTTTTCCTTTGGCCCTAATAATTTTATACCACGGAACATGCTACCTAAAATGGGACAAAATTTCTCCCTCGACCTAAGGGAAGTACTAAACTGGATTAAATTGGAATATCACAATCCCAGAATCTTTATTGCAGAAAACGGGTGGTTCACCAAAAGCGATGTCAAGACAGAAGACACCACAGTCATTTACATAATGAAGGGTTTTATTAATAAAGTCTTGCAAG CTATTAAGTATGACAAGATTGATGTATTTGGTTACACGGCTTGGTCCCTCTTGGATGGATTTGAATGGCAACATGTTTACAGCACCAGACGAGGATTGTTTTACATTGATTTCAAGAGTAAAGAAAAAGAGCGGATTCCTAAGTCATCTGCATTGTATTACAAGCAAATCATACAGGAAAATGGCTTTCCTATGAAGGAGTCAACCCCAGCTTTACACAGTCAATTTCcctgtggttttttttggggtatGACAGAGTCTGTTATTAAG GCTGAAACTGTCGCCTCGTCTCCTCAGTTTCGTGACCCCAACCTGTATCTCTGGAACATTACTGGGGATGGACTTTTCCACCAGGTGAAAGGAGTCCAACTGAAAACCCGTCCTGCTCAGTGTACAGATTTTGTCAGCATTAAAAAACAGCTGGCGCTGTTGTCAAAAACAAAAATCACGCATTATAGATTTGCACTCAATTGGTCGCTGCTTCTACCCAGCGGCGAGTTGTCGTCCATAAACAGGCAAGTCCTTCGTTATTACCGATGTGTGGTTAGCGAGATGATCAAAGTCCAAATTAGCCCTGTGGTCACCTTATATTACCCAACCCACCGCTCTCTGGGTCTGCCTGGGCCTTTACTTCAGAACGGAGGATGGTTAAACCAGTCTACGGTTCAGGCTTTTAGAAACTATGCAGAAGTGTGTTTCCAGAAGCTTGGGGACTTGGTTAAATTCTGGATCACGATCAACGAGCCCAATCGGCTCAGTGATATTTACAACAACAGTAGCAATGATACTTACCAAGCAGCACACAATTTACTGATAGCTCATGCCTTGGCTTGGCACGTCTACGATAAAGAATATAGATCCTTTCAGAGGGGTCAGGTGTCTCTGTCTCTGCATTCTGATTGGGCAGAGCCCGCCAACCCCTTTGTTGACACACACCAGAAAGCTGCCGAAAGATTTCTTCAGTTTGAAGTCGCTTGGTTTTCAGATCCGATTTTTAAGGCAGGCGACTACCCAGCCGCCATGAGAGAATACCTGGCGTACAAGAACAGCAAAGGCCTCTCTCGCTCTGCTTTGCCACATTTCACAAGAGAGGAAAAGAAGCTTGTAAAAGGGGCTGCTGATTTTTATGCGCTGAATCACTTCACTACGAGGTTCGTGATCCACGAGGCGAAAAATGGAAGTCGGTATGAATTCGATCGGGATGTTGCATTTCTCCAAGACTTGACTTACCTAAATTCCCCGTCTCGCTCAGCAGTAGTGCCAGAGGGGTTACGCAAAATTCTAAACTGGATTAGAAAGCACTACGGAAACATAGACATCTACGTGACAGCCAGTGGGATAGATGACCATTCTTTAAACAATGATGAACTTCGAAAATACTACATCGAAAAATACATACAAGAAGCCTTTAAAG CTCACCACATTGACAAAGTCAAGATCAGAGGCTATTTTGCATTTAAACTGACCGATGAAAAAGCCAAACCCAGATTTGGATTCTTCACATCTGACTCTAAAGCCAAACATGCTGTCCAGCTCTACAACCAGGTGATCAGCAACCGCGGCTTCCCTCTGCAGTCTTCAGAAAACACATGCGACCCACCAATGGAAAAAGCATCTTGTACTCTCTGCCCGTTTCTAACACTGAAAAAGCCGATAATATTCTTGGGATGCTGCCTTTTCTCTTCTTTCGTTTTGCTTACAAGCATTATCCTTTTacacaaaagaaaaaggagaaagtgGTGCTGGTCAAAAAACTTCCAAGTTATCTGTATCCCTGTTAAAACCAGGCACAAGAATATTCTCAGCCAGATATAA